From Nitrospira sp., a single genomic window includes:
- a CDS encoding ATP phosphoribosyltransferase: protein MVTIALSKGKLMESALELFRRAGYDIPGLSGESRRLIFVSPENEMTFLIVRPSDVPTYVEYGGADAGIVGKDVLLEQESDVYEPLDLGFGACRISVAALRGEGAHDRLSSKIRIATKYPRISERYFNTRGIPVEIVKLYGSIELAPVVGLADRIVDLVETGSTLKAHDLAEVEVITQSTARFIVNRASFRLKQKPLMELIRKLRVAVRSQSVPSRNGRPSTVLARKRKAARS from the coding sequence ATGGTGACGATTGCTCTGTCAAAAGGAAAACTCATGGAGTCCGCGCTGGAGCTCTTCCGACGAGCCGGCTACGACATTCCGGGGCTGTCAGGCGAGAGCCGTCGTCTGATCTTTGTCAGCCCCGAGAACGAGATGACCTTTCTCATCGTCCGGCCCAGCGATGTGCCGACGTATGTGGAATATGGGGGAGCGGATGCCGGAATTGTCGGGAAAGACGTTTTGTTAGAACAGGAAAGTGATGTATACGAACCATTGGATTTAGGATTCGGAGCGTGTAGAATCTCGGTCGCCGCGCTCCGGGGAGAGGGGGCACATGATCGCCTCTCGTCAAAGATTCGCATTGCGACGAAGTATCCACGGATCAGCGAGCGCTATTTTAATACGCGAGGAATTCCGGTCGAGATCGTCAAGTTGTATGGCTCTATCGAGTTAGCTCCGGTTGTGGGGCTGGCAGATCGGATCGTGGATTTGGTCGAAACCGGCAGCACACTCAAAGCTCATGATCTTGCCGAGGTCGAGGTTATTACTCAATCGACAGCCCGTTTCATCGTCAATAGGGCGAGTTTTCGGCTCAAACAAAAGCCACTGATGGAGTTGATTCGTAAACTTCGGGTAGCGGTGCGGAGTCAGAGCGTTCCCTCCCGCAACGGTCGCCCCTCGACGGTACTCGCGCGCAAGCGGAAGGCAGCTCGCTCATGA
- a CDS encoding transcription termination factor Rho — translation MHLAELKQKSIADLNDVARELKIEGATNLRKQELIFAILQAQTEKNGVVFGEGVLETLPDGFGFLRAPDSNYLPGPDDIYISPSQIRRFNLRTGDIVSGQIRPPKESERYFALLKVEKVNYEDPEVSRDKILFDNLTPLYPEERLNLEFDREEYCTRVMDLTTPIGKGQRGLIVAAPRTGKTMLLQAIARAIIRNHKEVTLIVLLIDERPEEVTDWQRQVKAEVISSTFDEPAQRHAQVAEMVLEKAKRLVEHKKDVVILLDSITRLARAYNTIAPPSGKVLSGGLDSNALQRPKRFFGAARNIENGGSLTIMATALVDTGSRMDDVIFEEFKGTGNMEVHLDRRLADKRLFPAIDISQSGTRKEELLVDKDRLNKMWILRKVLSPLGTMEAMEFLMDKIGGTKTNQEFLQSMNR, via the coding sequence ATGCATCTTGCAGAACTGAAACAGAAGTCCATCGCCGACCTGAATGACGTGGCGCGTGAACTGAAGATCGAAGGGGCCACCAATCTGAGAAAGCAGGAACTGATCTTTGCGATCCTCCAAGCTCAGACTGAGAAAAACGGTGTGGTCTTTGGGGAAGGGGTGCTAGAGACTCTTCCTGATGGATTCGGCTTTCTCCGCGCGCCGGACTCAAATTATCTGCCGGGTCCCGACGACATTTATATCTCCCCGTCACAGATCCGCCGGTTCAACCTTCGTACCGGCGACATTGTGTCGGGTCAGATCCGTCCCCCGAAAGAGAGTGAACGGTATTTTGCCTTGCTCAAGGTTGAGAAGGTCAACTATGAAGACCCCGAGGTGTCGCGCGATAAGATTCTCTTCGATAACCTCACTCCGTTGTACCCCGAAGAACGACTCAATCTGGAGTTCGACCGAGAAGAGTATTGTACCCGCGTCATGGATTTGACTACTCCGATCGGAAAAGGCCAGCGAGGGCTGATCGTGGCGGCTCCGCGTACTGGTAAGACGATGCTTCTCCAAGCGATCGCTCGGGCCATTATCAGGAATCACAAAGAAGTCACACTCATCGTGTTGTTGATTGACGAACGACCGGAAGAAGTGACCGACTGGCAGCGGCAGGTGAAGGCAGAGGTTATCAGTTCGACGTTTGATGAACCGGCGCAGCGACATGCCCAGGTGGCGGAAATGGTCCTGGAGAAAGCAAAGCGGCTTGTCGAACACAAGAAGGACGTCGTCATCCTGTTGGACAGTATCACCCGTCTCGCCCGGGCCTATAACACCATTGCGCCGCCCAGCGGCAAGGTGCTTTCTGGCGGTTTGGATTCCAACGCGCTGCAGCGGCCAAAACGTTTCTTTGGAGCGGCCCGCAATATTGAGAACGGCGGGAGCCTCACCATTATGGCAACGGCGCTGGTCGATACCGGTAGTCGTATGGACGACGTCATCTTTGAAGAGTTCAAAGGGACCGGTAATATGGAGGTTCATTTGGATCGGCGCTTGGCGGACAAGCGCCTGTTTCCAGCGATCGATATCAGTCAGTCCGGTACGAGGAAAGAAGAACTGTTGGTGGATAAAGATCGCCTTAACAAGATGTGGATCCTCCGGAAGGTGCTTAGTCCGTTGGGGACGATGGAAGCCATGGAGTTCCTCATGGATAAGATCGGCGGGACCAAGACCAATCAGGAGTTTCTGCAATCGATGAATCGATAA
- a CDS encoding carbon monoxide dehydrogenase, producing the protein MSDYRVLPGPEHFLPPAAASMGICLPNPGEAHINGVIAPEEKAYEEAARQFLMAKVPTIFPGPLVLWAWNEKAAKKATAVRHLFNTLVECVQPGQKPMLIPMPDYRPKYPKINPEVEINPNHPNLTIWHNRIDCCMFIGVHCHQANLSLKIIRGGTSCYTIAMCAQAGHEDAMLSFRDASVEKIMKLADTVKRLKGTVQPRLESARNGVSS; encoded by the coding sequence ATGAGTGACTATCGTGTGCTTCCAGGGCCAGAACACTTTCTGCCGCCAGCTGCTGCCAGTATGGGGATTTGCTTGCCAAATCCTGGAGAAGCCCATATTAATGGTGTGATCGCTCCAGAAGAAAAGGCTTATGAGGAAGCGGCGCGTCAATTCTTAATGGCGAAGGTACCAACAATTTTCCCAGGGCCCCTCGTATTGTGGGCCTGGAACGAAAAGGCCGCTAAGAAAGCCACCGCCGTTCGACATCTTTTTAATACGCTTGTCGAATGCGTTCAGCCTGGGCAAAAACCAATGCTGATCCCTATGCCTGACTACCGTCCCAAATACCCAAAGATTAACCCTGAAGTCGAGATTAATCCAAACCATCCAAATTTGACAATCTGGCACAACAGAATCGACTGCTGCATGTTTATCGGAGTGCATTGTCATCAAGCCAACCTATCCCTGAAGATCATTCGCGGAGGCACTTCTTGCTATACGATCGCAATGTGTGCACAAGCCGGGCATGAAGATGCAATGCTATCATTTCGGGATGCGTCGGTTGAGAAGATCATGAAGTTGGCCGATACGGTCAAGCGATTGAAAGGAACCGTCCAACCACGGCTAGAATCAGCTAGAAATGGGGTTTCAAGTTAA
- a CDS encoding pyruvate ferredoxin oxidoreductase, which translates to MYNVAQVIDEKCVAKKGCRLCIMYCPEANTLDLNSSKMVAEVIIDRCKGCELCVIVCDAAKHNAITMQAVSATGQLMSNKGESAALGQAYQG; encoded by the coding sequence ATGTATAACGTAGCTCAAGTTATTGATGAAAAATGCGTAGCCAAAAAGGGATGTCGGCTCTGCATCATGTATTGCCCGGAGGCCAACACCCTTGATCTCAATTCGAGCAAGATGGTGGCCGAAGTGATCATCGACCGCTGTAAGGGCTGTGAACTCTGTGTGATCGTCTGTGATGCAGCCAAGCACAATGCCATTACCATGCAGGCCGTCAGTGCCACCGGACAGCTCATGTCTAATAAAGGTGAGTCTGCGGCTTTGGGACAAGCGTATCAGGGATAG
- the prfA gene encoding peptide chain release factor 1 codes for MEAALLKKWEFVASRFQELIDQLMDPSVVSQPAQLHKLSKERVDLEPAAQLFEVYRSNARQLEEAAQILADPSAGSDMHKMASDETVELRKQQEVMEEQVKELLIPKDPRDEKSLLLEIRAGTGGDEAGLFAGELFRSYIRYAEKKGFKVDTVEAAENGVGGYKNITVLIEGKGAYSHFKYEAGVHRVQRVPVTEAAGRIHTSTITVAVMPEVDEIDVKIDPGDLRIDTFCSSGAGGQSVNTTKSAVRITHIPTGVVVSCQDERSQLKNRTKAMRTLRARIVEAEREKHEAEIAKNRKSQVGTGERSEKIRTYNFPQNRVTDHRVGVTLHKLELVMEGDLDEFVQALKAQQQQAETANVS; via the coding sequence ATGGAAGCCGCGTTACTCAAGAAATGGGAATTCGTGGCGTCACGATTTCAAGAGTTGATCGATCAGCTCATGGATCCCTCTGTCGTCAGTCAGCCAGCGCAGCTTCATAAGCTCAGCAAGGAACGTGTCGATCTTGAGCCGGCGGCTCAGTTGTTCGAAGTCTATCGTAGCAATGCTCGCCAGCTGGAAGAAGCCGCGCAGATTCTGGCAGATCCATCAGCCGGCAGTGACATGCACAAGATGGCCTCTGACGAAACCGTCGAGTTGCGGAAGCAACAGGAAGTCATGGAAGAGCAGGTCAAGGAGCTCTTGATTCCGAAAGATCCACGGGATGAAAAAAGTCTGCTTCTGGAAATTCGGGCCGGCACCGGTGGAGACGAAGCGGGGTTGTTCGCCGGGGAGTTATTCCGTTCGTATATCAGATATGCGGAGAAGAAAGGCTTCAAGGTCGATACGGTCGAGGCGGCAGAGAATGGTGTCGGAGGATATAAGAACATCACGGTGCTGATCGAAGGCAAGGGGGCCTATAGCCACTTCAAGTACGAAGCCGGCGTGCATCGTGTGCAGCGGGTGCCGGTGACGGAAGCGGCGGGCCGGATCCATACTTCTACTATCACTGTGGCGGTCATGCCGGAAGTGGATGAAATCGATGTGAAGATCGATCCAGGAGACCTCCGGATCGACACGTTCTGCTCCTCTGGCGCCGGTGGCCAGAGTGTCAATACAACGAAATCAGCCGTGCGCATCACCCATATTCCCACCGGAGTCGTGGTGAGTTGTCAGGACGAGCGTTCGCAGCTGAAGAATCGCACGAAAGCCATGCGGACCTTGCGCGCGCGCATTGTGGAAGCCGAGCGGGAAAAACACGAAGCGGAGATCGCCAAAAACCGGAAATCCCAGGTCGGAACGGGCGAGCGGAGCGAGAAGATTCGCACCTACAACTTTCCTCAGAACCGTGTCACCGACCATCGAGTCGGGGTGACGTTGCACAAGCTTGAGCTGGTTATGGAAGGCGACTTGGATGAATTTGTTCAAGCGCTGAAGGCACAACAACAGCAGGCCGAAACCGCCAACGTGTCATGA
- the murA gene encoding UDP-N-acetylglucosamine 1-carboxyvinyltransferase — MDEILIRGGKRLAGDVRISGAKNSALPILASTILGGGECVITNLPRVVDVLTMGKLLGILGAKVSHEGNRAVIQVNAIESTEAPYDLVKTMRASVLVLGPLVARWGEAKVSLPGGCAIGSRPVNLHLAGLAKLGADISIEHGYITARAKRLRGARIYCDTPTVTGTENLMMAATLAEGVTTLENAAKEPEIVDLAEFLVKRGARIRGAGTDEIVIEGVRKLHGGDHDVIPDRIEAGTYLAAAAVTQGDVIVTHCRPGHLEAVLMKLREAGADVQEGNDHVRLTMPGTLRGTDIRTLPFPGFPTDMQAQMVALLSLAEGTSVVTETVFESRFMHVEELRRMGANIRVEGNRLVVTGRKQLTGAPVMASDLRASAGLIVAGLAAEGVTHVQRVYHLDRGYERIEEKLGALGAEVQRQKSSTKIH, encoded by the coding sequence ATGGATGAGATTCTTATCAGAGGCGGCAAGAGACTCGCCGGAGACGTTCGCATTAGCGGCGCAAAAAATTCCGCTCTTCCGATCTTGGCCTCGACCATTCTGGGAGGCGGGGAGTGCGTCATCACCAATCTTCCAAGGGTCGTGGATGTGCTCACGATGGGAAAGCTCTTAGGGATTCTCGGAGCCAAGGTATCCCATGAGGGCAATCGGGCGGTCATCCAGGTCAATGCCATTGAATCAACTGAAGCTCCCTACGATCTTGTGAAGACGATGCGGGCGTCGGTATTGGTCCTTGGTCCGTTGGTTGCCCGTTGGGGGGAGGCCAAAGTGTCCCTTCCTGGGGGCTGTGCGATCGGATCCAGGCCAGTGAACCTTCATTTAGCGGGATTGGCAAAATTAGGGGCTGACATTTCCATTGAGCACGGCTATATCACGGCGAGAGCAAAACGATTGAGAGGTGCGCGGATCTACTGTGATACGCCGACCGTCACCGGCACTGAAAATCTCATGATGGCGGCGACATTGGCCGAGGGAGTGACGACGCTAGAAAATGCGGCCAAGGAGCCAGAAATCGTGGACCTGGCCGAATTTCTCGTCAAACGCGGCGCGAGAATTCGAGGAGCGGGAACCGATGAGATCGTGATTGAGGGAGTGCGAAAACTTCATGGTGGGGATCATGACGTCATTCCTGATCGTATCGAGGCTGGCACATACTTGGCGGCAGCAGCCGTGACCCAAGGGGATGTCATTGTGACACATTGCCGTCCGGGTCATCTTGAGGCGGTGCTGATGAAGTTGCGTGAGGCAGGGGCCGACGTGCAGGAAGGCAACGATCATGTGCGTCTGACCATGCCTGGCACATTACGAGGCACTGATATTAGGACGTTGCCCTTCCCAGGTTTTCCCACCGATATGCAGGCTCAAATGGTTGCGTTGCTGAGTCTCGCCGAAGGCACGAGTGTCGTGACTGAAACGGTGTTTGAAAGCCGGTTCATGCATGTCGAGGAGCTGCGGCGGATGGGAGCCAATATCCGCGTTGAAGGGAACCGGTTGGTGGTGACGGGACGCAAGCAGCTGACTGGCGCGCCAGTCATGGCGTCAGATCTTCGAGCGAGTGCCGGGTTGATCGTCGCTGGGCTGGCGGCCGAGGGAGTGACGCACGTCCAACGGGTGTACCATCTTGATCGGGGATACGAGAGAATTGAAGAAAAATTAGGTGCATTGGGGGCTGAGGTTCAGCGCCAAAAGTCGTCGACGAAGATACACTAG
- a CDS encoding ferredoxin oxidoreductase, with protein MIKRRLNIRMSGLGGQGAVTAAHVLAMAANRDGKFSISNPFFGAEKRMAPAESYCRIGIERIYDRGELVFPDVIQVFHPQVITMGKSYTMPFYSGVKEGGLVVINSDQELLSNDDIERLKDLNVKVFYIAGTELAIEVAGTELSTNMSMIGSVAGITKCVSMEALDGALQERFGKKFVASGGTASLDEAIKKKFAKKEMLLAKNLATVKAAYDIATAWAEKNQYELRVGNPAVAA; from the coding sequence ATGATTAAGAGACGATTGAATATCCGGATGTCAGGCTTGGGCGGACAGGGTGCGGTCACCGCAGCACATGTCTTGGCCATGGCTGCCAACCGGGACGGAAAATTCTCCATCTCCAACCCGTTCTTCGGCGCCGAGAAGCGCATGGCGCCAGCGGAAAGTTATTGCCGCATTGGCATCGAGAGAATCTATGACCGCGGCGAGTTAGTATTTCCCGATGTCATCCAGGTTTTTCATCCACAAGTCATCACTATGGGCAAAAGCTACACCATGCCCTTCTATTCCGGCGTGAAAGAAGGCGGCCTCGTGGTGATCAACTCTGATCAAGAGCTTCTATCGAACGATGATATTGAACGGCTCAAGGATCTGAACGTAAAGGTATTTTACATTGCAGGAACCGAACTCGCGATTGAGGTGGCCGGCACTGAGTTATCAACGAACATGTCGATGATCGGATCGGTTGCGGGCATCACCAAGTGCGTCTCAATGGAAGCTCTGGATGGCGCCTTACAGGAACGGTTCGGGAAGAAGTTCGTCGCCTCCGGTGGAACCGCCTCCTTGGATGAAGCGATCAAGAAGAAATTCGCCAAGAAAGAAATGTTGCTGGCCAAGAACCTGGCAACCGTGAAGGCTGCTTATGATATCGCCACCGCGTGGGCCGAGAAGAATCAGTATGAGCTGCGAGTCGGCAATCCTGCCGTGGCGGCTTAA
- the rpmE gene encoding 50S ribosomal protein L31, protein MQKGIHPLYREATVHCACGNSFKTRTTIGDISVDICSNCHPFFTGTQKIIDTEGRVERFKKKYAKKDK, encoded by the coding sequence ATGCAGAAGGGTATTCATCCGCTATACCGCGAGGCAACGGTTCACTGCGCCTGCGGAAATTCGTTTAAGACCCGTACCACTATTGGTGATATCAGTGTTGATATCTGCTCCAATTGTCATCCGTTCTTCACCGGTACACAAAAGATTATCGATACTGAAGGACGCGTTGAGCGGTTCAAAAAGAAGTACGCGAAGAAGGACAAGTAG
- a CDS encoding DUF2203 family protein has protein sequence MARDENETSPGRVFSLLEANQLIPQLQLHLSTVREGKTVLMRTREEASKASANACFGGGTPAGVSYVKSLQDISANLHAIHELGVTVKDIDLGLCDFPHIRDGRVVYLCWKLGEKEIRWWHEVTSGYDDRCPIEDDPA, from the coding sequence ATGGCGCGTGACGAAAACGAAACTAGCCCGGGCCGCGTATTTTCACTCCTGGAAGCCAATCAGCTTATCCCTCAGCTCCAGTTGCATCTGTCAACCGTGCGAGAAGGTAAAACCGTCTTGATGCGAACTCGCGAGGAGGCGAGCAAAGCATCGGCCAATGCATGTTTCGGCGGTGGGACACCAGCAGGCGTATCCTACGTGAAAAGCCTTCAGGACATCAGTGCCAACCTCCATGCCATCCATGAGCTGGGAGTCACTGTAAAAGACATCGATCTTGGGCTGTGCGACTTCCCACACATCCGTGACGGTCGAGTCGTCTACTTATGTTGGAAACTTGGCGAGAAAGAAATCCGCTGGTGGCACGAAGTCACATCCGGATACGACGATCGTTGTCCCATCGAAGACGATCCTGCCTAG
- the prmC gene encoding peptide chain release factor N(5)-glutamine methyltransferase, translating into MMVVPITADPKTIGMVLTWAQRALERAGSTNTSQEAIWLLAYAFGLKHHELASRRDQAVSAEGLARAESVVSRRMACEPLQYILGTQEFCGLDFDVNPAVLIPRPETELLVQETLREGRFAEGAVVVDVGTGSGCVAVTLATILSGMRIFALDCSGEALTVAKSNAERHSVSDKITWKEGDLLFPLHECQLIGAVDAIVSNPPYIAEEVWAGLQPEVRDFEPRLALVAGQSGTEFHERLLHDARQFLVPGGLLVMELGQGQAPIVRLAAEHAGGYTGLQTIKDEAGIERVMIARRVG; encoded by the coding sequence ATGATGGTCGTCCCCATTACCGCAGATCCAAAGACGATTGGCATGGTGCTCACGTGGGCTCAACGTGCTTTGGAAAGAGCTGGATCGACCAATACGTCTCAAGAAGCGATCTGGTTATTGGCCTACGCATTTGGACTGAAACATCACGAGTTGGCGAGTCGGAGAGACCAAGCGGTGTCAGCTGAAGGACTCGCTCGTGCCGAATCAGTCGTATCGAGGCGGATGGCATGCGAACCCCTCCAGTATATTCTTGGCACACAGGAATTTTGCGGTCTCGACTTTGATGTGAACCCGGCGGTGTTGATTCCTCGGCCTGAGACCGAACTCCTTGTTCAGGAGACTCTCAGGGAGGGCAGGTTTGCAGAAGGTGCGGTAGTGGTTGATGTGGGAACTGGGTCCGGATGTGTGGCGGTGACCTTGGCGACCATCCTGAGCGGCATGCGAATTTTTGCCCTGGACTGCTCCGGGGAAGCGTTGACGGTTGCCAAGAGTAATGCGGAGAGACACAGCGTCAGCGATAAAATTACTTGGAAGGAAGGGGATCTATTGTTTCCCTTGCACGAATGCCAGTTAATCGGAGCCGTGGATGCGATCGTGTCTAATCCCCCGTACATCGCCGAAGAGGTCTGGGCCGGTCTGCAACCAGAGGTCCGAGATTTTGAACCGCGGTTAGCGTTGGTGGCTGGACAGAGCGGAACAGAGTTCCATGAACGATTGCTCCACGATGCACGGCAATTTCTCGTGCCTGGTGGATTGCTCGTCATGGAGCTTGGTCAGGGGCAAGCTCCAATTGTGCGACTGGCGGCAGAACATGCAGGGGGCTACACAGGACTTCAGACCATCAAGGATGAGGCCGGTATCGAACGGGTGATGATCGCGCGGCGGGTAGGCTAG
- a CDS encoding ferredoxin oxidoreductase, giving the protein MSKERIQISEDLYDIMPPDYQDLVKSATYGKEDRGWKDIGTSKELIEQHSLCAGCPESMAFRYILASLPNPEDTVMVGSTGCTSLVFPMVAVHNIHSLFGNQNAIASGLKRALSVRFPGRVKDVVVLAGDGATVDIGLDMTLQAWFRQEKFTTICFDNELYANTGGQESGLMQKGFVAKMAPVGKLFDKVRLPEIARESGCHYVINCTVSKPSLVEKVIRNAVHIAREIGPTYLQLYTPCILEIGKNSMEGLQEMRDSEKPTERFAYKEYISEPAKQLLAELAAKDKERKAAAKQLAGQASA; this is encoded by the coding sequence ATGAGCAAAGAGCGTATACAAATATCCGAAGACTTATACGATATCATGCCACCGGATTATCAAGACCTCGTAAAAAGTGCCACATACGGCAAGGAAGATAGAGGTTGGAAAGATATAGGCACATCAAAGGAACTGATTGAGCAACACTCACTCTGCGCTGGCTGTCCTGAGTCAATGGCCTTCCGATACATATTGGCATCTCTCCCGAATCCAGAGGATACGGTCATGGTCGGATCAACTGGTTGTACCAGCCTGGTATTCCCAATGGTGGCGGTTCATAACATCCACTCATTGTTCGGCAACCAGAACGCCATCGCATCAGGCCTCAAACGTGCCTTGAGTGTCCGCTTCCCCGGTCGTGTGAAGGATGTCGTTGTCCTTGCTGGTGATGGTGCAACTGTTGACATCGGATTGGATATGACGCTGCAGGCTTGGTTCCGGCAGGAGAAGTTCACAACAATTTGTTTTGACAACGAACTGTATGCCAATACAGGCGGCCAGGAAAGTGGATTGATGCAAAAGGGCTTTGTGGCCAAGATGGCACCAGTCGGAAAATTATTCGATAAGGTGCGGTTGCCTGAAATTGCTCGTGAATCCGGCTGCCATTACGTGATCAACTGCACGGTCAGCAAGCCGTCACTGGTCGAGAAGGTCATCCGCAATGCCGTCCATATTGCCCGTGAAATTGGCCCAACTTATCTCCAGCTCTACACGCCATGCATTCTTGAAATCGGCAAGAACAGCATGGAAGGCCTTCAGGAAATGCGTGATTCTGAAAAGCCAACCGAGCGTTTCGCCTACAAGGAATACATCAGTGAGCCAGCCAAACAATTGCTGGCTGAATTAGCAGCAAAGGATAAGGAACGGAAAGCAGCCGCCAAACAGCTGGCAGGACAAGCATCAGCATAG
- a CDS encoding ferredoxin oxidoreductase, whose product MADIHSVIGTKNKKGQTYTDTWKLMNEAPRTPSFFTGSEVIKEALRRASCDVMIAYPITPQSEAAALIGELFAEGYIGDYFRGESEFAVMSQCAGAAFGGARVFTTTAGPGTMRAMENFPMWSGARLPIQMIVTCRGINSPLSIQPDTLEIAYLLNTGMLVWHAETAQDFFDWILKGYMVSEEPDVHLPLALCCDGFFVTHTKDVVNLTPADMCLPPYDPYRSPVPCMDMECPPVRMMRDPFVMKSNYISYATHASWQQEIWAAVERSRKHSIHWLNGLIDTENTDAEIIIVASGTAVSQGREAIRLLEDEGVRCGLVKVKTLRPWPEEEIREATKNAKHIFVPEFNVTGWLAKEIKATIPNPERVHAGPRVCGGMTMPPEIIVSEIKTALGMKTFSLAGRGS is encoded by the coding sequence ATGGCGGATATACACTCAGTCATCGGCACAAAAAATAAAAAAGGTCAGACCTATACAGACACGTGGAAATTGATGAACGAGGCTCCGCGGACCCCATCGTTCTTTACGGGCTCCGAGGTCATCAAGGAAGCGCTTCGCCGAGCCAGCTGCGATGTGATGATCGCCTATCCCATCACACCACAGAGTGAAGCCGCCGCATTGATCGGCGAACTATTCGCTGAAGGCTATATCGGAGACTATTTCCGTGGTGAGAGTGAATTTGCCGTTATGTCGCAGTGCGCCGGTGCTGCGTTTGGTGGAGCCCGTGTATTTACGACGACTGCGGGACCTGGCACGATGCGTGCGATGGAAAACTTCCCAATGTGGTCTGGCGCAAGATTGCCGATCCAAATGATCGTCACTTGCCGCGGTATTAACTCACCTCTCTCGATTCAGCCAGACACGCTTGAGATTGCCTATTTACTGAATACCGGCATGTTGGTGTGGCATGCAGAAACGGCTCAGGACTTCTTTGATTGGATTTTAAAGGGCTATATGGTCTCCGAGGAGCCGGATGTGCACCTTCCGCTTGCACTGTGCTGCGACGGATTCTTCGTGACACATACGAAGGACGTCGTCAATCTCACACCGGCCGACATGTGCTTGCCACCATACGATCCCTATCGCTCACCGGTGCCCTGCATGGACATGGAATGTCCACCAGTGCGCATGATGCGCGATCCATTCGTGATGAAGAGTAACTACATCAGCTATGCAACCCACGCGTCCTGGCAGCAAGAAATCTGGGCCGCGGTAGAGCGCTCGCGCAAGCATTCAATCCACTGGCTGAACGGCCTCATCGACACAGAGAACACTGACGCGGAAATCATAATCGTGGCATCCGGCACTGCCGTTTCGCAGGGCCGCGAAGCGATCCGCCTCTTGGAAGATGAAGGGGTGCGCTGCGGACTTGTCAAGGTGAAGACATTACGTCCCTGGCCGGAAGAGGAAATCCGAGAAGCAACGAAGAACGCTAAGCACATCTTCGTTCCGGAATTCAATGTGACCGGCTGGCTGGCAAAAGAGATTAAGGCGACGATTCCTAATCCTGAACGAGTACATGCAGGACCCCGTGTCTGCGGAGGCATGACGATGCCGCCGGAAATCATCGTGTCCGAAATTAAAACAGCCCTGGGGATGAAGACTTTCTCCTTGGCCGGTCGTGGAAGCTGA